A genome region from Erigeron canadensis isolate Cc75 chromosome 3, C_canadensis_v1, whole genome shotgun sequence includes the following:
- the LOC122592449 gene encoding uncharacterized protein LOC122592449 isoform X2, translated as MPPILQQLIGTSHIFETKSHTYYQVADYESFNCSKVVVTELSDPEFKKEDMKSISFGNESRGSSLAISNVTENPLEISHIAEAGAVVMNDDKGVGDNVATDVVRGKKRQFQETNVVGDGKKAVK; from the exons ATGCCTCCTATTTTACAACAACTTATTGGAACGTCTCATATATTTGAAACCAAAAGTCACACGTATTATCAAGTTGCCGATTATGAGAGTTTCAACTGTTCAAAAGTTGTTGTTACTGAGTTGTCTGACCCAGAATTCAAGAAGGAGGATAtgaaatcaatttcatttggtAATGAGTCACGAGGATCCTCATTAGCAATCTCGAATGTAACTGAAAACCCGCTTGAAATAAG TCACATTGCCGAGGCTGGAGCTGTGGTTATGAATGACGATAAAGGGGTTGGAGATAATGTTGCAACTGATGTGGTTCGTGGGAAAAAGAG GCAATTTCAAGAAACAAATGTTGTCGGGGATGGCAAGAAAGCTGTCAAGTGA
- the LOC122592449 gene encoding uncharacterized protein LOC122592449 isoform X1: MIKELASFDLTFDQNDIGDTYLMPPILQQLIGTSHIFETKSHTYYQVADYESFNCSKVVVTELSDPEFKKEDMKSISFGNESRGSSLAISNVTENPLEISHIAEAGAVVMNDDKGVGDNVATDVVRGKKRQFQETNVVGDGKKAVK, from the exons ATGATCAAAGAACTTGCAAGTTTTGACTTAACTTTTGATCAA AATGACATCGGCGACACCTATCTCATGCCTCCTATTTTACAACAACTTATTGGAACGTCTCATATATTTGAAACCAAAAGTCACACGTATTATCAAGTTGCCGATTATGAGAGTTTCAACTGTTCAAAAGTTGTTGTTACTGAGTTGTCTGACCCAGAATTCAAGAAGGAGGATAtgaaatcaatttcatttggtAATGAGTCACGAGGATCCTCATTAGCAATCTCGAATGTAACTGAAAACCCGCTTGAAATAAG TCACATTGCCGAGGCTGGAGCTGTGGTTATGAATGACGATAAAGGGGTTGGAGATAATGTTGCAACTGATGTGGTTCGTGGGAAAAAGAG GCAATTTCAAGAAACAAATGTTGTCGGGGATGGCAAGAAAGCTGTCAAGTGA